The nucleotide sequence GTGATGCAATCCCAGACTCCCCACTTCAAATACGACAGATCGGCGACCAGTTGTTTGAGACGCTTGGCTTCTTCCGATTTCATGCCGCCGTACTGATTCCGCCAGCGCTGAGAAGTGGATTCACTGACCTCCAGGGTCTGTAGCATGGAAGCCTGGTCTTTACCGACATTTCGCATCACACAGTTTGCGGACGATTTGCTCGGTGTTGTGTCATTTTCTTCGCTTGTTCATCAAAAGTTCTCCTCTTCAAAAGGACGCTAAGAACCTTCTTAACAACTAGATCAGTTTTTGAAAATCAGTCCAGTATGGGCTGGTTCTAACTACCTGGTCAACAGTGACTCCGGACTCAATACCGAATACTGGATGCCTGAAAACGACGGTCTGTTCTGGTGGGGATTATCCTCACAACTGGGTGACATTACAGACGGAACCACAAATACCATCTTTATGGCAGAACCCCTGTTTGGAAACAGAGGGCCTGATACAGCGACTCTACTAGCACCTGATCGTCAGATGAAACGTGTTAGTGGCAGAGGTCGATTTTCTGCTACGGCTGATGACCTGGTTTCCCGAGACGCAACCGGTTACGAAGGGGGATGTGCCGGTATGTGGATATACAGAAGGAGCTTTTCAACTATCTGAAGGGCAAGGAAACCCCTATGAAAATCTCGATCAGTAGATTGGTCTCAAATCGGCTCTTCACGCCTCTGTCATTTATATAAAACAACTCATTCCTGTTTCCATTCATACCATCACACAAGGTGACCATCCGGCCAGACCTTATTCGTAATTGCATCTTTATTGCAACTTATTTGCATTTACATGTTGATTTGTTTTAATTGAGTGGAAATAATTGGGCGTCAAGGAGATTCAATCCGAATACCACCATTCTTGGGCTTGAGGTACTACATGCCGGACTTCGAAGAATTGAAGACGAAAGAGCAGCTTAAAAGCAATCATTCGGTTCTCAACTCGCTCAATCAGATGCTGCATCATGACTTCTGTCCCCAGATCAACGAGTGGGTCTACTGGATGAAAAATCCCTTCTGGTGTCTGTCTCTCAGTATTCTGACAGCACTCGTTTGCGGCCTACTGGTCAATTCCGCGATTCTTTATATTGCAACAGCTCTGGCGATGATCATCGCAGTCGGGGTTCTGTGGCCCTGGGTCAGTGTGAAAGGCCTTGCAGCAGAACTTTCATTCAATAAAGTTCGCACACAATGTGGCGAACCAGTGGGAGCCAGGCTGATTGTGAAAAACAACTGGCCCTGGCCTGCCTGGGGCGTGTATCTGCGCCATCCTTTCTCTGAACATTCCGATCACTTGTGCGAAGTCGCCATCGATTGTATTCCAGGCTGGAAAACCAGTGAGTATACCTGGAACTTTATCCCCCGCAAACGGGGCGTCTATTCCACCAGTACTGCATTTCTTGAGACAGCGTTTCCGTTCGGCCTGTATAAAAAGCAGATCTCGC is from Gimesia maris and encodes:
- a CDS encoding DUF1559 family PulG-like putative transporter gives rise to the protein MKISPVWAGSNYLVNSDSGLNTEYWMPENDGLFWWGLSSQLGDITDGTTNTIFMAEPLFGNRGPDTATLLAPDRQMKRVSGRGRFSATADDLVSRDATGYEGGCAGMWIYRRSFSTI